AAACTATATTTCTCCCTTCTATAAAAATACGGTACGTCATTGGCGTACTCTCGAGAAAAAAGAAATTTCCGGTGCCCGGATCAAACATGTGAGGGGGCTGCGGCAACGTGACCCGCTGCCCCCTCTTCTCTTTGTCATAGCCCTTACACTGTTACACACATTTCAAAAAATATACATGACGACCTTGCCTAATTTTTTCTCCTTTCCGATTCAAGTTCCACCATTCCTCGTGGGAAGAGAAATTCGGggcaaaattgtgagtaatagatAGCCAAACGGCAACAATGCCCCAAACTCCGTGAATGAAGTAGCAGCCGGCACGAAGTGCTCATTGGACTCGAATTCCATGGAGCAAAGTGCGCATACCTCTTCATGAGGTCTCCCACCGAACAAGGCAGTCAACGGTAAGGGCTTTCCGGTGGAGGTGAAcaacaagttttaatatttgaaacatGGTAAAATTGTAAAACTTGTCAAAATGTATTCAAGAGTGGTATTGTTTGAAAGCCTTTGTCGCAAGGAACATAAATATGCAAGCGAAATATAAATTAGACTCCCAGTCCAAAAGATATGATGGAATTCAAACTTGTCATTTTTTATGTTCAAACAATGACATGTTAGAACCATTGTCTGTAGCATCCTGGATTAGACCAAACATCATTTTTGGAAATCTTGGGTCGGTCACTTACAAGGGGTGTGAAAGATTTTCAGCAAGAGCTCACAGGGCATCATCTAAGGCTCCCTTGCTTATTAAAAATAAATGCACAAACTCCAAATACAGTTCAACACACAAATCAAGCATCATTCTTTTAGCAACTCAGTGGAAATTGTTGAGCCTCCTGCAGTTCTTCCTGATCTCCCCTTGTGACCCAGTGAGTGGCGAGATGTTGCCCATGTTCACCATTGACTGGGCGAAGTGCTGGAAGAAGAGATGCACATCATTTGCATACGCCTTCACGAGCGCCGCCGTCTCGGCGCTCTTGGTGAGCAGGACCTCGTCCGAGCTGAGAAGGCCCCTGCCGGCAAGGATGTTCTTGAAGTAGAAGTTGTCGAACTTGGTGGAGGTGACGATGTCGAGCGGGAAGAGGTTGTCATCGCCACCAGAGCGTGGGCACCCCTGCCTCAGCTGAGCCGCGTAGGACACGTCCAGCGTGCTGTCGGCGAGGCCGTTGCCGGACTGGTTGTACAACCTCTGCCTGAAGCTGGTGCAGCGGGACAAGCCGATGGTGTGGCCACCTGAGAGGGCGACAACGTCGACGATGTTGAGGCCGAGGCGCTTGaacttggtgatgatggtgggaagGGTGTTGTTTGGTGCTGGGATGTCATTGTTGGAGCCCTGGATGCTCGCGCCTAGAGAGTCCCTCCGCCCGAGTGGCACATCCCAGTAAGGGCCACCGACCTGCAGTTTTGTTTGGACCCCAAAGAATCAGACGCAtgattttttgttgttgttcatttTCACTCTATCCTTTGTTCCTTCATGTTTCTAAGCAGAATTACTAGTGTTGTTACTTACGAGGATGGTGGAGTCGCGTGCGGCGAGAGCGAggatgtcggcgcaggagacggtGCCGGGGCAGGCGGTCTCAAGGGCGACCTTGATCTCATCGACGACCTCGAACCCCCTGATGGAGTTCTTATTGGGGTTGGACCCCTTCTCACTCACAATGTTTGTGCTGTTGTCCAGCAGGACAGAAGCGTCGCAACCCTACACTCAAAGGAAAAAAAAGATATTGTTGGAAGATGTTCTTTTAATGAGGCAAACGGCTCATTATTTTCATTGGTTAGCGAGAAGCTTTTAGAACATAAAACCGGTGTAAAGCCACCGGATGACAAGACATATATATTGTGGGAAAAATGATGGTTAAATAAGATAAAGTCCAAATATAGCAAGGAAAATTGTAGGTTAAAGCTCTTCATGTTGAGCAATGAGTTCGAACAATTAAATGCAGAAACAACTAGTAATAAATAAgataagatgcaaagtaaaaactaTATAGGTACAGCACATATCGTCGTAGCTTTGTTGAAGCATGAAATGTAAAGAACACTGCTACGCATGTAAAAAGAATGAACACTGCTACAGCCTAGAGGAATTGAGTAGAGCAGATATACCTTGACAAAGCAGTCATGGAAATGCAGCCTGACGAGGGACGCCGCCATCCTGGTCTCCCTGGCCACGGCCTGCGCCACAATGGAATGCACGATCTCCTTTGCCTTGGGGCACGAGTGATCGTAGAACTGTGGAAACAAACCGCCGTAGCCCGGGTTGCCGAGGACGGCGCCGGCGAGGAGCAGCGGAGACACGAGGCAGAGCGCAACCAGGCAAACCATGGAGGTCGCCATGGATTATCAATGCAGAAAAACTACTTTGCCTTGCACTACGTTGCAAGTGATGAGATAAGAGAGCTTCTAGCTTGTATTTGCTGGCTTCTGCTTCTCTTGTTGTGGGTGGTGAGATGAGGCGGGCATGGTCCTGTTTATATAGTGGTGGCATATGGAAAGGAAAGATGTGTGGAGTGGTTCGGGACGCTGAGTGGCAGCTAAGTTGTTCAAAAATAATCGAACGTAGCTAGTCACTGGTTTCAACTGCCATGCAATAATTCCTTCACCCAAAAGGTTTCAAGATTGGTCCGCCCTAGTGTTAACGTCTTTGTTTGATTTGGGAAACCAGCATCAGCTCTACCTATTCACTACGTGCAACGAAATCTCTTGCAAACACCTCTATTTACATGACATGCGGACTACTCATAAAAAGAACAACAATATCTAATGGGAAATGCTTGCCTTCAGCCGTGCGATCCGCTTCCTCCTCTGTGTGACACGTGTTCTTTGAGTGTCTCTttctgcaaaaaataaaataaaatctgcAACATCTTGTGTGTTGCAAAATTGCACTCCGCAACCACATCCATGTTGCAAAAAAATGAAGACGGAAAAAACTGCAAATATTTTTTGCAACATCATCTACGTTGCAAAAATTTCTTCCGCAACAACACCAATGTTACAAAAATAGTAAAGAAAATAAAACTGCAACATCACCTATGTTGCAAACTATTTTTGCAACATAAGATTTATTGCAAAGAATTCCGCAACATTTCAATAATGACGACAGTGTTAGACGCTGGATAGCTCTAACTGCGACTGAGGCGGCGGATCTTTTAAAAAGTTAAAAGATCCGCTGGCCGACGAGTAGCATGGCCCATATCTAACTGGCCACAATGGAAAAACAGAAATCCTCAAAATTAACCAATATATTTTTACGAGTATGCGAAGCTTGGGTACCATTCCATTGATAGAAAGAGTAGGAAAAAAATACATGTTAGGTTACATAACATATCAAATACACTAGCAGGCGCGATTATGA
The Triticum dicoccoides isolate Atlit2015 ecotype Zavitan chromosome 3A, WEW_v2.0, whole genome shotgun sequence genome window above contains:
- the LOC119267910 gene encoding peroxidase 72-like; this encodes MATSMVCLVALCLVSPLLLAGAVLGNPGYGGLFPQFYDHSCPKAKEIVHSIVAQAVARETRMAASLVRLHFHDCFVKGCDASVLLDNSTNIVSEKGSNPNKNSIRGFEVVDEIKVALETACPGTVSCADILALAARDSTILVGGPYWDVPLGRRDSLGASIQGSNNDIPAPNNTLPTIITKFKRLGLNIVDVVALSGGHTIGLSRCTSFRQRLYNQSGNGLADSTLDVSYAAQLRQGCPRSGGDDNLFPLDIVTSTKFDNFYFKNILAGRGLLSSDEVLLTKSAETAALVKAYANDVHLFFQHFAQSMVNMGNISPLTGSQGEIRKNCRRLNNFH